A segment of the Carya illinoinensis cultivar Pawnee chromosome 1, C.illinoinensisPawnee_v1, whole genome shotgun sequence genome:
cgTGACGAGaaactttttcccttttttcctccTAAATTGAAGTCAAACGTTGTATGATTGATCAGTTAAATTTCTAGTGTAAATGCAAACAAAATTCATCCTTTTATGCTACACGATCGCATGCATAAATCCACATAATATTGCAGGAGTCACGTAGGCATCAGAGTTATTGACGTTCACATGGCAcaagatatatattttcttgTCGCGTATCTAAATCTTTAATAGATGATTTCCAGCCTAACTACCAAGGAGTTAGCTCGTTTTGCTTATGTTGCACGATCTCTCTGGCATAGAAGGAACGCCTTCCTATATGAAAGGCACTTTGCACATCCTACCAAGCTCTTTGAAAAGGCTGTCACAGAGTGTCATTTATATCAGCAGGCTATACAGGCCCTGGTTCATAAACCGAATCCAGTTGCCTCTCTTGTAGTTCGATGGGAATTACCACCTGCTGATTTCATTAAATTCAATTGGGATATTACAGTCCAACAAACAACAAACAGGATTGGTATTGGCATTGTCCTTAGGGATTGTGGAGGGGAGGTGTTGTTGAGTTTAATGAAGCCTCTAGTTTTATGTTCTAATGCTGCTTATGCTGAAGCTCGGGGATTATTTGAAGTTGTGAAGTTATGTTCTAAGCTTGGCTTTACAAACTGCATGTTTGAAGGTGACTCTCTACATGTTGTGCAAGCTATTAACACTCAAGGCTCCGAGGAGTTTATCCACAATCCTATTATTGCTGACATTAAACAACTGATGCATGGAACAAATTGGAGTCTGCAACATGTGAAAAGGGCAGCTAACCAAGTTGCACATAAGCTTGCTAAGGAAGCACTATTTTTAAATGAAGAAAGACTAGAATATTGATTGTGTTAATCATGTTATTTCAAATCTTGTAATGGCTGATTGCCACCattatcattaataaaataatagtcttcctctaaaaaaagaaaaagactagATAATAAGTACTGCATAGAATGATCAAAACGTGAATGTCgtgtgacatatataataattaataatcctAGTGAAAACCATTCCACACGTGTCTTTTCAGGCTAACCCATACAGATACAGAATGCTAAAAACGTGCAACATGCTGCGGTTACGTACCCTCGTTTTCAACTTCACGAGTggccatttctttctttcttatgaGTAGTACGTGTgtcgacggtatggcatctctCTAGGTGTGCATGCGTGGGCAAGAGAACTCAAGAGATCATTGAATTCTAACCACGTACGTACAATATGCATACCCCACGtgcattatttatatatatcgaTCTTTTCATCTACCTTTGGTCTATTGTATTGAATAAATATGAGTGTCATGTTCTCCTAGATCGTGATCGTGATCGtgatatgcatgcatgaatatTGAAGTCTATGAATGGAAACATTTTGTATGgagtttaaagaaaatattgtgtttgggtgttgagaatacTTCAACACTTCTTAGCATACtctattactattcattactttatatttactttttactactattcaatattttattattattttttatctattttttttattactattcataatatatttcaatattttttaacatttcacactactattcattactattaatCATCGATCAAATAAGCAGCTGTCTTGTAGTCGAATCATATatgcaatatataataatttaaataaaagaaagtcaaatggtatttaattatatttcttCTGATCATATATGTTATAATGACGTTAtcataatcaaaatatctataGCTGTAGTAGTACTCAGGCCGGGCAGTTTGAGAACATCAATCCCATTAGattattgttttcttcttcGATCGATTTCGCTTGGCAATATAACTGCTTTCcaatatttttgaatatttttagatatttattcttaaatataaaatattttttaattttaaatatctaatttttttcatctaatcattacttaattattataactttttcaaactcttaaacaaagcacaaaaaataatataattttttcaaatatcaaaataaaaattatattcaaataattttttaaatttatgatatttttactctaaatttttttcttatttttaaaaacttaataaaatatcttaagtcaaactattttactattattcacataaaatatattatgagaCATTCTAATTATTCAAATAGCTAAGAGTATGGTTAAGCGAGTCAAAAGTCTTGTGTCTTTTGGCTTGATCTTGATCTTAATTTCATGTTTGGGGAAATTTTGAAACGTGcaaattaatcaacttatatagatatatacacacacacatatatttatgagaaatgatatttgcagtcatggtTGTGCAAACGACgtgcagtcattttgaaaaaaataaattaatatgggacccacatgaaaaaaaaaactaactttgtAATCGTGGatcccacttttttttaaagcgattgcgcggcgtttaCAATTtcatgactgtatgtagtattactctatatttatatatcttagCTATTAGAAATATTTAgaaatgtaatttaatttttctgctttttttaagtaatgaattataaaaatctcaaatataaaaattttagacagttttttgtaaaatagtgaATTTCATcatgagaaattataaaaaga
Coding sequences within it:
- the LOC122301084 gene encoding uncharacterized protein LOC122301084 — protein: MISSLTTKELARFAYVARSLWHRRNAFLYERHFAHPTKLFEKAVTECHLYQQAIQALVHKPNPVASLVVRWELPPADFIKFNWDITVQQTTNRIGIGIVLRDCGGEVLLSLMKPLVLCSNAAYAEARGLFEVVKLCSKLGFTNCMFEGDSLHVVQAINTQGSEEFIHNPIIADIKQLMHGTNWSLQHVKRAANQVAHKLAKEALFLNEERLEY